Within Desulfolithobacter dissulfuricans, the genomic segment GACCTACAAGAAGATCATTTCCATGATAGAAGAGGCCATTGCGCTGTAAATGAGCAAAATGAGCAGGATCTATCCTCTCGCAGATACAGGGCCTCCGGGCCCTGCATAAGGAGACTGTTATGTGGAAATTTCTCATTTCCATCAACAAGAAACTGGTCTATGCCATCCCCACCATGATGGTTCTGGGGTTTCTCTTCGGAATCAACACCGATCCGGTCCTGATCAAAAAGCTCAAGACCCTTATTATGCCCCTGACCTTCCTCATGGTCTACCCGATGATGGTAACGCTCAACATCAAACATCTCAAGGAGGGTATCCAGAACGTCAAACTGCAGCTGACCACACAGTTCATCAACTTCTGCATCGTCCCCTTTGTCGCCTATGGGCTGGGGATGTATTTTTTCAGGGATAACTCCTACATGGCCCTGGGGCTCCTGCTCGCATCCCTGCTGCCTACCTCGGGCATGACCATCTCCTGGACAGGGTTTGCCAAGGGTAACATGGGTGCGGCCATCAACATGACGGTCATCGGCCTGACGCTTGGTTCCCTGGCTACGCCGCTCTATGTCCAGGTGCTGATGGGCACCAAGGTGGACATGAACATCATCCTGGTGGTCAAGCAGATCGTCTACATCGTCTTCATTCCCATGCTGCTTGGCTATTTGACCAGGTCCTGGCTTTTGAAAAAGTATGGGATGAAGGAGTTCAAGGCCCGGCTTGCGCCCCGTTTTCCATCCCTTTCCACCCTGGGTGTGCTGGGGATCGTGTTTGTGGCCATGGCCCTCAAATCCAGACAGCTGGCGGCCAACCCTGGCATTCTCTGGTCCATTTTTCAGCCGCTTTTGATCATCTACTTTCTCAACTTCACCCTGGGTACCCTGGTCGGCAAGATGCTGTTCAACCGGGGCGACGCCATTGCCCTGGTTTACGGAACGGTCATGCGCAATCTCTCCATTGCCCTGGCCATCTCCATCAACGCCTTTGGCACCAAGGGGGCGGACGCGGCTCTGGTCATCGCCACCTCGTATATCATCCAGGTTCAGTCCGCGGCCTGGTACGTGAAGTTTACCGACAAGCTGTTTGGCCCGCCTGAGGAAAAGGCGGCCTGAAACAAACACATATATATGAACCCAAGATAACGGAGGGTGTATCATCATGGAAGAATCACTTCGGCTGGCAGTCCCATCCAACAGTCCGGGCGGGCTTGAGGCCACCAGGTCCGATCATTTCGGTCACTGCGATGCCTTTACCCTCATTGATATCAGCGACGGGAAAATAATCCAGTCCGTGATCGTACCCAACCAGGATCACGGGGCCGGTGGCTGCATGGTACCGGTCCAGTTTCTCCGCGACCAGAACGTGGACGCCATTGTGGTCGGAGGAATCGGCGCCCGCCCCCTGCAGGGATTTGCAGAGGTTGGTATTGCCGTGTATTATGCAGCTAACAACAGTGTCAAAACGGTTCAGGAAGCCGTGGACGGCATTATCAAAGGCTCTTTTCCCCTTATCCGCCCCGACCAGGCCTGTTCCGGTCATGGGAACTGTCATTGACAGGTAACCCGGGTCCTGCTCCCGGTCCTGGCGCCAGCCGGCACCGGGCCGGGGTTGGATCTGAATTTTCAGAAGACAGATGTCACCACGCCCCAAGAAGAAACGTGTCTGCAAGGGAAAATTTTGCGGTCGGGCCTTCAAGCCCACCGGCATATCAATTCCCGAACTCAAGCACATCCCCCTGTACCGGGATGAGCTCGAAGTCATCAAGCTCTGTGATTACGAAGGCCTGTTTCAGGAACAGGCCGGTGAGAGAATGGGGGTGTCGAGGGGAACCGTACAGCGGATTCTTACCTCGGCCCGGCGCAAGATCGCCGAGGCCCTGACCACCGGTGCGGCCCTGGTCTTCGAGGAAGACGAGCATGGCCGGGAGTAACCTTAAATCAGCCAGGTAGCCTGCCGGATTTTTGTTTGGCAAAACGGTTGACAGATGGCAGGGGACGGATTATTTGTAAACATATGCACATAAAAAGATGGTGCAGGTGTGCCATCAGATACCAACTCAAATACAGGGGGTAGACCATGTTCCAGGTAGATGTCGACAAGGATAAATGTACGGGTTGCGAGGAATGTGTGAACAGTTGTCCGGCCCAGGTGTTCGAACTGGTTGACGGAAAGTCGGACCCTGTCAACATGGATGAGTGCCTGGGCTGTGAGACCTGTGTCGAGGTGTGTCCCGAAGGGGCAATTACCGTAACCGAACTGTAACAGGCTGTTGAAAAACGTAGCGAGCGAAGATGAGACAAGGAAAAATGAGGCGAAAAAGCGCAGTGTACATGGAGTACATGAGCATTTCGGAGTCTCGCAGATAAGCGCAGACTTCGAGCTCGCTTACCCGGAGTCTCCCTTCGGTCGCTTACCTGAGCCGAATTTTGTCGCAGTATCATCTGGTGCAGTAGTTTTTCAACGGCTTGGTAAGGGATATCCCGCCGGGCCGGAGCAGGTCCGGTAACAAGTGGGGGGCAAAGGTATGAAGCCACGGGTAAAAAGCATACTGTATGCCACCGATCTGTCGGACACAGCCAGGGAGGCATTGACCTGGGCGGTCAGCCTGGCTGAAAAATACGATGCGACCATCACCATTCTCCATGTCATGCCCGACCTGATCGAAGAGATGTCGGTGCTCATGGGCTATGACCTGGAATCCCATTTCGGGGCTGAGGACCTGCAGGCCTTTGGCGAAGAAGGACGCAGCGCTGTGGTGGAATCCATCAAGAACCGGATTCGTTCGGTCTGCAAAGACGTGCAGAACGAAGCCGGCTGTTCTCTGGATCTGGAAAATATAGTGATCCGCAATGGTCACCCGGTCCGGGAAATCATCGACACAATACAAGAAGGGGATTTTGATCTGGTGGTCATGGGTACCCACGGCCACGGCCTTCTTGACAAGATACTTGTCGGCTCGGTGGCCAGGGGAGTGGTAGAAAAAAGTCCCATCCCGGTCCTGACCGTCAGGTTGCCCTCCTGAGAAATACTCATTCTCCTACCTCTCCCAGCGCCTGCAGGGTTTCTTCCTCCTTCCCTGCAGGCGCATCTGTTTTTTTTTACGCCCCTGTTTGACAGAGTCTGTCTCTGTTTCTATAGTGCAGTTCTGATATCCATGGCCGGGCGGTCTCCTGCAGGTTTTCCGTCACTTGGTCCATGGCTGTCTTTCGGCAACGATTCGTTGTTATTTCCTTAAGTTAAAACATGTATCCGGAGCAGAGAGTATGGGCAGAACGGTTCTTGTAACCGGTGGTTGCGGTTTTATCGGAGTGAATTTTGTCCGGCTTGTTCTCGGTTCCTGTCCTGACTGGCGGGTCGTCAACCTGGACAAGCTGACCTATGCGGGTAACCTGGAAAGCCTGGGCGACCTGATCGACCATCCACACCACACTTTTGTCCGGGGTGATATCTGCGACCGGGACCTGGTGCGGCAACTCTTCCAGGACCATGATATCGATACCGTGGTCCATTTTGCCGCCGAATCCCATGTGGACCGTTCCATTACCGGCCCGGATGCGTTCATCAAAACCAATATCTTCGGCACCTTTACCCTGCTTGAAGTGGCCCGGGAAGTCTGGGAGACGTCGAACGGTTTTCCCGACCAGGTCCGTTTTCTCCATGTCTCCACCGACGAAGTATACGGCTCGCTTGGCGAGAGCGGCTATTTCACCGAGACCTCCTGCTATGATCCCCGCTCGCCATACTCTGCCTCCAAGGCCTCTTCAGATCACCTGGCCCGGGCCAGCTTCCATACCTACGGTCTGCCTGTGCTGATCACCAACTGTTCCAACAACTACGGTCCCTACCAGTTTCCCGAAAAGCTTATTCCCCTGGTACTCAACAATGGTCTGCACGGTCGACCACTGCCGGTCTACGGTGATGGCGGCAACGTGCGGGACTGGCTCTACGTCCAGGACCACTGCGAGGCCATTGTCCGGGTCCTGGAGCAGGGCAGACCTGGTGAGTCCTACAATATCGGCGGCCATAACGAGAAAAAGAACATCGAGGTGGTGGAGTTGCTCTGTGACATGCTCGATGAACGGGTGGAGCCGCTGCCGGGCGGCAAACCCCGGCGTTCGCTGATCACCTTTGTCAAGGACCGGCTCGGCCACGACCGCCGCTATGCCATCGATGCCACCAAGATCGAACGGGAGCTGGGCTGGACCCCGAAATATACCTTTGACCAGGGTATGGAACGGACGGTTGAGTGGTATCTGGGCAACCGGTCCTGGATGGAAGCGGTCATGGATGGCTCGTATCGCCAGTATTATGAAAAAATGTATGGCAACAGGTGAGATGATGCAGGTGATCGCAACGGAGATACCCGAGGTGCTCATCATCGAGCCCCGGGTTTACGGCGATGAGCGGGGGTTTTTTTTCGAGAGCTTCAACCAGCGCCGCTGGGAGGAGAAGACCGGACTTGCCACCCGCTTTGTCCAGGAAAACCATTCCCGCTCCAACCACAACGTCCTGCGCGGCCTTCACTACCAGATCCGCCAGCCCCAGGGCAAGCTGGTACGGGTGATTTCAGGCGAGGTCTTTGATGTGGCGGTGGATATCCGCCGCAGCTCGCCCACTTTTGGTCGCTGGGTCGGCGTCCATCTCTCGGCGGAAAACAAACGTCAGTTCTGGGTCCCGGAGGGTTTTGCCCACGGCTTTGTCGTCCTCTCCGAGGTGGCGGAGTTTCTTTATCTCACCACCGATTACTACGCGCCCGAGCACGAACGGGCCATCCTCTGGAACGACCCCGACCTGGCCATCGCCTGGCCCCACACCGGCGAGCCGATTCTCTCGGAAAAAGATCGGAACGCCTCCCTGTTCAGGGATGCCGAGGTCTTTGCCTGATCTGTGACACTGCTGGAGCAAAGAGCACGAGATTTGCGGGAGATCCAGCGGTGTGATTTCTTCCCGGACAAGGGCAGTTTATGATGTCGTCTGACACAGGGATACCACCGGTTGGCGGCAACGGAGCCTGGTCGTGGTCCCTGTCAGGGCCATTCCACCCGCAGGGTGTTGTCGCGGGCATTGACCCGGGCCAGCCGCACCCGGACCATATCGCCCGGCTCCACGGGAAAGGCGGGGTTGGGCGGCAGATCGATATCAAAGAGACAGTCGGCCAGCAGGAGGTTGATTCGCTTGGGGCCGCTGTTGATCACCAGGGCGTTGACCGTGTTCCCCACCTGCTGCTCCAGATACCTGAGAATCCAGTAGCGGTACCGCTGCTGGCGCACCATGTTGGCCCGCCCCAGCTTCTGGTGGATGGTGCCGGCAAAATCCCTGCATTCTGTATCGGTGAACAGAATCCCTTTGCCCCGGATCATGTTGCTTATCTGCAGCTGCATGACCAGGTCGAGAAACCGGCGGATGGGTGAGGTCACCGTGGTGTAGCAGCTCAGTCCCAGCCCGGAATGGGCCTTGGGATGGGTGGTCAGCTCGCCCCTGGACAGAAAACGCCGCTGCCGGGCCACTTCCGGCAGGCTGGTATCCATACCGTCGATGAGCCGTTTGCGCGGCGGTCCCTGGGAGCGGAACAGCCCCGGCGCTTCCTGGGCGGCAAGATAGGACGCCGCCACATGGTTGGCCAGGATCATCAGCTCCGAGACAATGGTCCGGGCCGGTGTGTCCACCGGGGCAAGGGAAATACCAATCCGGCCGTCCTCGCCGATCTCGATGTTGACATCGGGAAAGGGCAACAGCAGGGCGCCGTTTTCCACCCGCCTGCGGCGCAGCTGTTCCCGCAGACGGTTCAGGATGAGCAGGTTTTTGTTTGTGTTTTTTTTCAGGCCTTCGGCCACCAGCTCATCCACCTGGGTGTAGGTGAGCTGCTGTTTCACCGTCACCACCGCCGGTACGATCTTGGAGCGGATCAGCTCACCCTCCGGTGACAGGGTCATGATGAAGCTCATCACCGGTCGCGGTTTATCCACCAGCAGGCTGCACACCCCCTGGGACAATTCCTCGGGCAGCATGGGGATCTGCTGTTCAGGGAAATAGAGGGAGGTACACCGCTCCATGGCCTCGTCAAAGAGCGGATCACGGGGCTTGATGTAATGGGCCACATCGGCGATGTGAACCCCGACTTCGATGTTGCCGTCCTCCAGCGGTTGCACGTGCAGGGCGTCGTCGAAATCGCGGGTGGACTCGCCGTCCACCGTGAAGACATCGAGCTCGCGCAGATCCTTACGCCTGGGGTCGGCCAGCAGTTCGTCCACATCCGGCTCCCGGATGGAGCGGGCCTGCTCCATGGCCGCCTCGTCAAACTCCACTGGCTGCTCGGCCTTGAGCAGCATGGTGTTCTCGTCCCGGTGCCAGACCCCGGCCCGGACAAGGAGGTTGAAACCGTCGCCCGGCCTGGTCAGTTCCGCCTTTTTCAGGAGCTGCCGGACCAGGTCCGCCTCGGCGCTCTCGTTGCCAAACAGGACATACTGGCTGATCCACTCCAGGCACTGTTCCCGCTGCGGCCAATCCTCACAGGTCACCTCTTCGCCGGCCATAATACTGCAGAGGGCTCTGGCGCCGTTTTCCAGGATCTGCTCCCGTTCCTTTTCCCTGGCCCGCTGGTGCTTGAGCTGTTCCACCTTTTCCTCGGTGTGTACCGTGACCTGGCCGTTTTTGTACTTGAAATAAAACCGGTCCCGCAGCACGGCCCGGAGAAAGGCCGCCACCTGGTCATCGCTGAGCTTGTCGCCAAAGCAGAGTTCGGCCAGGAAATCGGCGGAAAAACTGGCATCCTCCTCGGTTACGGCCAGCTCCCATATCTCACTGAGATCGATGGTCGCAGCCAACCGCTCTCTGTTCTCGCTGGTCTCACGCAGCAACCGGACCATGTCGTCGCGGCTGATGTCCACAGGATAGGTCGAGCGGGAGGCCGTGAGCAGCCGGGACTGGGGCAGGTTCACCTCGCGACCGTTTTGATTTATGATGCGCAGCCGTTTGCCCGTATCCTGGAGTACCAGGCCACAGAGAAATTTGCCGCCGTCTATATATTCAACCAGAGTGCCGGGAAGAGTCATGAAATTATATGTTCAATCTTGCAGTAAAAGAGTACGTTGTCTGTCGGTCATGGCCGTGCTATGATTTGTGCACGCGCCACGGCACACTACCCTTACCATGGAAATCAGTACACGTAAATCGTAACAGATATGGACACCGAAAATACCCAGCCCCTGTACCGCTCAGGCGTGGTGGCCATTGTCGGCCCGCCCAATGCCGGCAAATCGACCCTGCTCAACCGCTACCTGGGCCAGAAGATCGCCATCGTCACTCCCCGGCCCCAGACCACCCGCAACCGGATCCTGGGTATCGTCACCGGGCCTGACTACCAGATCATCATGCTCGATACCCCGGGCCTGCACAAGGCCAGGGAACTACTCAACCGGGAGATGGTACGGATCGCCATGGAAAGCCTGGGCGAGGCCGACGTGGTGCTCTTCCTGGCCGATGCCTCGGCCTTTGCCGGAAATAAAAAGAAACTTGAAAAACACCGGCAGGAGTATACCGGCTACCTCGACAAGGTGCGCACTCCGGCCGTGCTGGCCCTCAACAAGATCGACCTGCTCAGGAAAGAGGAACTGCTGCCGGTCATCGACTGGTACTCCAGCCTCCATCCCTTTGACGCCGTGGTGCCGATTTCCGCCCTCCAGGGAGTCGGAACCGACACTCTGCTCGAGGAACTGGTCTCCAGGCTGCCCGAAGGACCGCAGTACTACCCCGACGATATCCCCACCGACGCCACCGAACGGTTCATTGTCGCCGAGATCATCCGGGAAAAGATCTTCCTTCTCACCCGCGAGGAGGTTCCCTATTCCACTGCAGTCCTGATCGACTCCTTCCAGGAGGAGAAAAATCGGGTCACCATCCATGCCACCATTCTCGTGGAGCGCAGTTCGCAAAAGGGCATCATCATCGGCCGCAAAGGGCAGATGCTGGTGGAAATAGGCCGCAGTGCCCGCCTGGAGATCGAGGAGCTGCTGGGCTGCCGGGTGGTACTGAAGCTCTGGGTCAAGGTGAAGAAGAAATGGACCCGTAACGAACAGATATTGAAGGAACTTGGCCTGTAATTTTCACTCCACCGGGCAGGACCGACCGCCTCCCATGCCTTCTTTCGGCCCCCTCCCTTTCCTGACCCTTTAAAAAATCTCTCCTCAAAGAGGTTGCGACGCAAGGCTTTTAGCGGATGCCCGGAAAAGCTGTTGACTTATAAGTGTCTGTTTTGTAGTTATTATTTCGTGGTGTCGTCGCATTGTTCTCGCTGGATCGACCCGAATCTCCCCTGTATCGCAGACCGATTCCCTCACCACCCCGCCCATTCTACATTTCCGACCTGAGCAAAGGAGGAGAGGAAAGTGGAGCAAAAGAGCACTCAAGTCACCCTGGACGATATCAGGCTTGCCGACTATTCCTTTGAAAACCTGCCCCGCCTGCAGGAACTCCGCGCCAGCTGCTTCCGGGAAAAACCAGCCATCTGTATCGAACGGGCACGCTACATCACGATATACCTCAAACATCATGACGACAGATCAGATATCCCCGAGGTCCGAAGGGCCAAGGCGGTTCGTTATTTCCTGGAAAACAAGACCCCGGTCTTTTTCAGTCGGGCCAATCTCCTGGCCGGCAATACTACCAGCAAACCCCTGGGCGCGCCGCTCTTTCCCGAGTTTTTCGCCCTGTCCATCTGGCCCGAACTGACCACCATAAGTACCAGGGCCAAGAACCCGCAGATCCTCGATCAACGGGATGCCCGCGAATTGAACTTCAATATTTTCCCGTACTGGATGGAGAGAAATGTACTGGAACGCACCAGGGCCCGGTTCGGCAAGTCCACCGGGCTTTCGCTTTTCGAGGACCTGGTCTTCTTCATCGCGGCCAAGGCCGGCTGCATTTCCCACTGCGTTCCCACCTATCGACCCATGCTGGAGAAGGGACTGGTGGGGCTCTCGGAAGAGGCCCGGGTGCGGGAGGAGGAGTGGTGCCGGAGGGACACGCCCGAGTCCCATCACCAGGCCGAATTCTTCCGTGCAGTGCAGATCGCCCTCCAGGGCATCATGATCCATGCCGACCATCTGGCCGACCGGGCCGAGGCCCTGGCCACGCAGGAGGTGGACAGTCAGCGGAAAAAGGAACTTGAAGAGATGGCACTCATGTGCCGCTGGGTCCCGGCCCAGCCGGCCAGAACCTTCAAGGAGGCGGTCCAGGCCATCTGGTTGTGCCAGATCGGCATCCACGCGGAAAACATCAACATGGCCATGAGTCCGGGCAGGTTGGACCAGATCCTCTATCCCTACTACAAACAGGATATGGAGGCGGGCCGGCTGACCGTCGGGGAGGCCATGGAGATCCTGGCAAGCCTCTGGTGCAAGATTGCCGACAATGTCACCATGGTTCCCGAGGCCTCGGAGGAGATGTTTGGCGGCGCCGGCACGGTACCCGCCCTGACCCTTGGCGGGGTGGATGAAAATGAAGAGGACGCGGTCAACGATCTCACCTACCTTATGCTCCGGGTTACCGAACTGCTCTCCATCCGCGACCCCAATGTCAATGCCCGCTACCATTACCGGAAAAATTCAAAAGAGTACCTGGAGCGGGTCTCCGAGGTCATTCTCAACACCCGGGCAGTACCGGCGGTCTACAACGACGTGGCCAACATAGCCGCCCTGGAAGGGCAGGGTGAGAGGCCCGAGCATGCCAGGGATTACGGAGTGGTGGGCTGCGTGGAGTTGGTCAGCTGCGGCCGGGATTACCCGGCCTCGAGCTCCATTATGCTCAACCTGGTGGCACCGCTGGAG encodes:
- the rfbC gene encoding dTDP-4-dehydrorhamnose 3,5-epimerase yields the protein MQVIATEIPEVLIIEPRVYGDERGFFFESFNQRRWEEKTGLATRFVQENHSRSNHNVLRGLHYQIRQPQGKLVRVISGEVFDVAVDIRRSSPTFGRWVGVHLSAENKRQFWVPEGFAHGFVVLSEVAEFLYLTTDYYAPEHERAILWNDPDLAIAWPHTGEPILSEKDRNASLFRDAEVFA
- a CDS encoding pyruvate formate lyase family protein, yielding MEQKSTQVTLDDIRLADYSFENLPRLQELRASCFREKPAICIERARYITIYLKHHDDRSDIPEVRRAKAVRYFLENKTPVFFSRANLLAGNTTSKPLGAPLFPEFFALSIWPELTTISTRAKNPQILDQRDARELNFNIFPYWMERNVLERTRARFGKSTGLSLFEDLVFFIAAKAGCISHCVPTYRPMLEKGLVGLSEEARVREEEWCRRDTPESHHQAEFFRAVQIALQGIMIHADHLADRAEALATQEVDSQRKKELEEMALMCRWVPAQPARTFKEAVQAIWLCQIGIHAENINMAMSPGRLDQILYPYYKQDMEAGRLTVGEAMEILASLWCKIADNVTMVPEASEEMFGGAGTVPALTLGGVDENEEDAVNDLTYLMLRVTELLSIRDPNVNARYHYRKNSKEYLERVSEVILNTRAVPAVYNDVANIAALEGQGERPEHARDYGVVGCVELVSCGRDYPASSSIMLNLVAPLEMALFSGRRPITGSEQIGPVTPDPATMTSFADFKEAFYTQLDWLIENAIELNEQMGVIHQEMLPSPLLSAFFEGPMEKGRDLIHGGSIYNSSGATHIGFADVVDSLNGIEHAVFNEKKCTFAELIEAIRSGFSGRDHETLRVYLQNRCPKFGTEHPIALRNSRELVDHLFTVYQSHTNYRGGPYRPAFWTMTNHAGLGGITGALPSGRKPHSVLASGITPVSGAAPELTACLNAVSYLGGLQVPGGWAFNLKYSPEPDQEIMKKRFAQTMEAYFLSGGHQVQFNIMTYEMLLDAKAHPDEYPELMVRVSGYSAYYKDLNEMMQDELITRTQYDLDSGAAVPFPGNTAGRDA
- the era gene encoding GTPase Era, coding for MDTENTQPLYRSGVVAIVGPPNAGKSTLLNRYLGQKIAIVTPRPQTTRNRILGIVTGPDYQIIMLDTPGLHKARELLNREMVRIAMESLGEADVVLFLADASAFAGNKKKLEKHRQEYTGYLDKVRTPAVLALNKIDLLRKEELLPVIDWYSSLHPFDAVVPISALQGVGTDTLLEELVSRLPEGPQYYPDDIPTDATERFIVAEIIREKIFLLTREEVPYSTAVLIDSFQEEKNRVTIHATILVERSSQKGIIIGRKGQMLVEIGRSARLEIEELLGCRVVLKLWVKVKKKWTRNEQILKELGL
- a CDS encoding universal stress protein; amino-acid sequence: MKPRVKSILYATDLSDTAREALTWAVSLAEKYDATITILHVMPDLIEEMSVLMGYDLESHFGAEDLQAFGEEGRSAVVESIKNRIRSVCKDVQNEAGCSLDLENIVIRNGHPVREIIDTIQEGDFDLVVMGTHGHGLLDKILVGSVARGVVEKSPIPVLTVRLPS
- a CDS encoding DUF134 domain-containing protein: MSPRPKKKRVCKGKFCGRAFKPTGISIPELKHIPLYRDELEVIKLCDYEGLFQEQAGERMGVSRGTVQRILTSARRKIAEALTTGAALVFEEDEHGRE
- a CDS encoding NifB/NifX family molybdenum-iron cluster-binding protein; translation: MEESLRLAVPSNSPGGLEATRSDHFGHCDAFTLIDISDGKIIQSVIVPNQDHGAGGCMVPVQFLRDQNVDAIVVGGIGARPLQGFAEVGIAVYYAANNSVKTVQEAVDGIIKGSFPLIRPDQACSGHGNCH
- a CDS encoding ribonuclease catalytic domain-containing protein, with the protein product MTLPGTLVEYIDGGKFLCGLVLQDTGKRLRIINQNGREVNLPQSRLLTASRSTYPVDISRDDMVRLLRETSENRERLAATIDLSEIWELAVTEEDASFSADFLAELCFGDKLSDDQVAAFLRAVLRDRFYFKYKNGQVTVHTEEKVEQLKHQRAREKEREQILENGARALCSIMAGEEVTCEDWPQREQCLEWISQYVLFGNESAEADLVRQLLKKAELTRPGDGFNLLVRAGVWHRDENTMLLKAEQPVEFDEAAMEQARSIREPDVDELLADPRRKDLRELDVFTVDGESTRDFDDALHVQPLEDGNIEVGVHIADVAHYIKPRDPLFDEAMERCTSLYFPEQQIPMLPEELSQGVCSLLVDKPRPVMSFIMTLSPEGELIRSKIVPAVVTVKQQLTYTQVDELVAEGLKKNTNKNLLILNRLREQLRRRRVENGALLLPFPDVNIEIGEDGRIGISLAPVDTPARTIVSELMILANHVAASYLAAQEAPGLFRSQGPPRKRLIDGMDTSLPEVARQRRFLSRGELTTHPKAHSGLGLSCYTTVTSPIRRFLDLVMQLQISNMIRGKGILFTDTECRDFAGTIHQKLGRANMVRQQRYRYWILRYLEQQVGNTVNALVINSGPKRINLLLADCLFDIDLPPNPAFPVEPGDMVRVRLARVNARDNTLRVEWP
- a CDS encoding 4Fe-4S binding protein, encoding MFQVDVDKDKCTGCEECVNSCPAQVFELVDGKSDPVNMDECLGCETCVEVCPEGAITVTEL
- a CDS encoding arsenic resistance protein, producing MWKFLISINKKLVYAIPTMMVLGFLFGINTDPVLIKKLKTLIMPLTFLMVYPMMVTLNIKHLKEGIQNVKLQLTTQFINFCIVPFVAYGLGMYFFRDNSYMALGLLLASLLPTSGMTISWTGFAKGNMGAAINMTVIGLTLGSLATPLYVQVLMGTKVDMNIILVVKQIVYIVFIPMLLGYLTRSWLLKKYGMKEFKARLAPRFPSLSTLGVLGIVFVAMALKSRQLAANPGILWSIFQPLLIIYFLNFTLGTLVGKMLFNRGDAIALVYGTVMRNLSIALAISINAFGTKGADAALVIATSYIIQVQSAAWYVKFTDKLFGPPEEKAA
- the rfbB gene encoding dTDP-glucose 4,6-dehydratase; protein product: MGRTVLVTGGCGFIGVNFVRLVLGSCPDWRVVNLDKLTYAGNLESLGDLIDHPHHTFVRGDICDRDLVRQLFQDHDIDTVVHFAAESHVDRSITGPDAFIKTNIFGTFTLLEVAREVWETSNGFPDQVRFLHVSTDEVYGSLGESGYFTETSCYDPRSPYSASKASSDHLARASFHTYGLPVLITNCSNNYGPYQFPEKLIPLVLNNGLHGRPLPVYGDGGNVRDWLYVQDHCEAIVRVLEQGRPGESYNIGGHNEKKNIEVVELLCDMLDERVEPLPGGKPRRSLITFVKDRLGHDRRYAIDATKIERELGWTPKYTFDQGMERTVEWYLGNRSWMEAVMDGSYRQYYEKMYGNR